The following proteins are encoded in a genomic region of Reichenbachiella sp.:
- a CDS encoding BamA/TamA family outer membrane protein, whose product MYRHFRKHIASFYFVLGIINCAYTQPSDSTSVVVVFEGIDEKYLPKKSRIDSAEIEVTKRTLISEMRSDGFWLASLDSVKYAEDTLIIFGYQGKSFDAIEVSITDKKNVVSKLSRFPKIKSRQLSSPDRVESEIVELLDYLEANGYPFASFTLDSTQMLEETLQVFFQLDLGTRITYDSLEVKPTGLVKPVFLSKYLGLGYGKNYDERDLLEVKDKIQYLPFLSLVNMNTSFQLKKAKVMLDLESRKVNYFDGILGLVPDRDGEGVEVTGELDLSINNLFQSGKKIEVNWKKLEPGSQQLHASYLHPILLGSPLDFYFALDQIRQDTVYSNRSLKLAFDYRPSRRVSMRISYESLLGNELDDQSGASGDFNIDYYGLAATWHKLDQLYNPKEGFKMAWTGNIGRKSITNSVTPIPESTQYRLRAELEWYKRISNRSVIYLASQNGLIFNDYLYLNDLFRLGGLQTIRGFNELEFFASKYALVNLEWRYYLDASSYLVAFYDQSFLSYEILNGDYADRPAGLGTGMQFMTERGNFKILYGLGKRDGESFSFANSKIHFGYTAIF is encoded by the coding sequence ATGTATAGACATTTCCGAAAACATATTGCTTCTTTCTACTTTGTTCTGGGTATAATCAACTGTGCCTACACTCAGCCCTCAGATTCTACATCGGTGGTGGTTGTTTTTGAAGGAATCGACGAAAAGTACTTGCCAAAAAAATCAAGGATTGATTCAGCTGAAATTGAAGTAACAAAAAGGACACTAATTTCTGAAATGAGAAGTGATGGTTTCTGGCTGGCCAGTTTGGATTCTGTGAAATACGCTGAGGATACGCTGATCATATTTGGTTATCAAGGCAAATCATTTGATGCAATAGAGGTATCGATTACTGATAAGAAAAATGTAGTAAGCAAATTGTCTCGCTTTCCTAAAATCAAATCTCGTCAACTCTCCTCTCCCGATCGGGTGGAATCCGAAATAGTTGAATTACTTGATTATTTAGAGGCTAATGGTTATCCGTTTGCCAGCTTTACTCTGGACTCTACACAGATGCTAGAAGAAACCCTTCAAGTTTTTTTTCAGCTGGATTTAGGAACAAGGATTACCTATGATAGTTTGGAGGTCAAACCAACAGGACTTGTGAAGCCGGTCTTTTTGAGCAAATACCTAGGGCTGGGCTATGGTAAAAACTATGATGAACGGGACTTGCTCGAAGTAAAAGATAAGATTCAGTATCTTCCCTTTTTGTCGTTGGTAAATATGAATACCTCCTTTCAGCTTAAGAAAGCTAAAGTGATGTTGGATTTGGAATCAAGGAAGGTTAATTATTTTGATGGAATACTAGGCCTTGTTCCAGACAGGGATGGAGAGGGGGTAGAGGTCACCGGCGAGCTTGATTTAAGCATTAATAATTTGTTTCAGTCAGGCAAAAAAATCGAGGTCAATTGGAAAAAACTAGAGCCTGGCTCTCAACAACTGCATGCTTCGTATTTGCACCCGATTTTATTAGGTTCTCCTTTGGATTTTTATTTTGCTTTAGATCAAATCCGTCAAGACACGGTCTACTCTAATCGCTCACTCAAGCTGGCTTTTGATTATCGACCCAGTCGAAGGGTCAGCATGCGCATCAGTTATGAGAGTTTGTTAGGCAATGAGCTGGATGATCAATCAGGAGCGAGTGGAGATTTTAACATTGATTATTATGGGTTGGCAGCGACTTGGCATAAACTGGATCAGCTTTATAATCCTAAGGAAGGTTTTAAGATGGCATGGACTGGCAACATTGGTAGAAAGTCCATAACTAATTCAGTCACACCCATTCCTGAGTCAACACAATATCGCCTACGAGCTGAACTTGAATGGTACAAGAGAATTTCCAACAGGTCGGTGATATATCTTGCTTCGCAAAATGGATTGATTTTTAATGATTATTTATACTTAAATGATTTGTTCAGACTGGGAGGCTTACAAACCATAAGGGGCTTCAATGAGCTGGAATTTTTTGCTTCCAAATATGCCCTGGTTAATTTGGAGTGGAGGTATTACCTTGATGCCAGTTCTTATCTGGTCGCTTTTTATGACCAGTCTTTTCTTTCCTATGAAATTCTAAATGGAGACTATGCTGATCGTCCTGCCGGACTTGGTACGGGTATGCAATTCATGACTGAACGCGGTAATTTCAAGATTTTATACGGCTTAGGAAAAAGAGACGGAGAGTCATTTTCATTTGCTA